The bacterium genome segment ATCATCTGTCGTTATAAACAGTTCATCACAGGCTGTTTTCATTTTATCTTCCCAAAAAATCAAACTTTCCGTTCGTGTACCTATAATCATATAAACTTTATTTCCTGCATCTTTATAGGCTTTCGCAATTAAATAAGCGGGTGCTGCACCATAACCGCCTGCAACACAAATAACTGTGCCGTGCTTTTTAATATGAGTAGGAAGTCCTAGAGGACCCACCAAATCTAATATTTCTTCGCCTGACTCAAGTTGGGCAAGTTTTTTTGTAGTATGACCAACCGCCATATATACTATGGTTAATTCGTTTTTTTCTTTATTAATATCAGCAATAGTTAAAGGAATTCTTTCTCCTTTTTCGTCCACTCTTAATATTATAAATTGTCCTGCTTTTGCATTTTTGACAACATAAGGCGCTTCTACAATTATTTCATAGAGATTTTCACTCAATTTGTTTTTAGATAAAATTTTATATCCCACTTTTTG includes the following:
- a CDS encoding sulfide/dihydroorotate dehydrogenase-like FAD/NAD-binding protein, with protein sequence MGYKILSKNKLSENLYEIIVEAPYVVKNAKAGQFIILRVDEKGERIPLTIADINKEKNELTIVYMAVGHTTKKLAQLESGEEILDLVGPLGLPTHIKKHGTVICVAGGYGAAPAYLIAKAYKDAGNKVYMIIGTRTESLIFWEDKMKTACDELFITTDDGSKGRKGFVTDQLKDIIKNEQVDTVMAIGPIPMMKAVAELTKTENIPAIVSMNPIMVDGTGMCGSCRLTVDGKVKFACVDGPDFDAHKVDFNEIIQRGQIYKEIEKSTEHKCNLEKQADNL